The sequence ATCCTTCTCGCTACTGTTTTGCTAAAACTGATACAAACTGCACGTTTTGAATAGCATCCTCACGCAAATACACCCAGAAGACATCTCAACTGTTGAACTTTGAATCCCAAAAGTGGGTTGCAATGTCGAGATTTGAATAGATATAACTTGTGCCTGCTAACtggaaatatattttattcaatgtCATTCGCAAACTTTCGCACCGTTGCTTCCTGCTGTTGCTCCCTGATACGAACCGGGACTTTACCCGTCCTTCGTTGTTGCACAGCAATCCTCCTCGCAAGTGATCCAACTTTACATTGCCAGCGTGTTCCTCCCAACGAGCGGGGGTGCACACTCACATCCAACCGGAGACGAAGTTTGCAAACTAGTTGAAAATTGAATAGGACAAAAGAAAATAGAATCGTATTTGCATTAAACTTTCTGCACGAAACTAATCGTACACTCAATGGAGCATGGGAGCACTATTCTTGCTGAGGAAGAAAATGGACGATGGATATAAAACGAGCTTTCTGGCaggtaaaaaaaatcgtatGAATATCCCCCGTAAATTGGATGTTACACAGTCGAGGAAGTATTCTATTGTGGAGAAACTTTTTGGCTTTGTTTATTCTTAAACTAGccgacccgacgaacttcgagTTATtaagaaattgatgtttcatttgtatgggagccctcctTTGCAAAGgcgggaggggtctcgaaccatcttaagaaccatccccggccccaaatacttctgcatacaaattttcgcgCAGATCGGTTCAGTactttcggagtctataaggttcagacagacagaaattcatttttatgtatatagatttatttatttatttatttatttattactcgTCTTCGAACTAATCGTACAGACAGATACTACTAACTAATTATACTACTTTTAAACACACTCTTGGTCAtattataattaaaataaacatACACTTCATTAAAACGTCGACAACAAATATCAAACGGGTTATTTTGTCCAAAAACGGTGCGGTGTGCTGGAAGACGTAGGAAATCTGTATGGCGGGTTGATCTCGCTGGAACGTTGATGTTGACATTACTCAGCAGCGTCGGACAGTCCAATGTTATGAGACAGGATATCGATCACGAACAACCGTTGAAGAATGATTCTCCTGCTAGCCAGAGATGACAGATGAATTAATTCACAGCGATGCTCATATTGGGGAAGGCGGACGGGGTCATTCCACGGGAGTCGACGAAGCGCAAATCGAATGAAATGTCGTTGAATTCGCTCGATCCGATTACTCTGCACCGCATGATATGGAGCCCACACGAGGACAGCGTATTCCAGTGTACTGCGGGCCAGGGCACAGTAGAGAGATTTCAAGCAGTATATATCTTCAAACTCCTGAGCGTTTCGTTTTATAAATCCAAGCATTGCATACGCCTTGGCGGTTGTTGTAGTTATGTGCAAATTGAAGTTGAGCCTAGAATCTAGCTGGACGCCAAGATCCTTGACGGTGCTGACTCTTGTGATAATGGCGACAGACATATTATAATCGAAGACAGACGGACTTCTCGATCTACTGAACGATATTACATTGCATTTTTTAACGttgatttccattccatttagcGTGCACCAGTTTACCAATGCGTCGACGTCAGCTTGGAGAGCACAGCATTCTACCAATGATGACACAACTCGAAAGAATTTCAAGTCATCAGCAAACATCGCTTTCGGGGATTTAATTGTGGTGCAAAGATCATTTACAAAAACCACAAATATGAGTGGACCTAGGTGACTTCCTTGTGGAACGCCGGAAGAGATAGCGAAGGAATCCGAGCAGGTTCCGTTAATGCGCACGTACGCTTCACGCTCAATTAGGTAGGAATATATCCAACGAGTCAGTCAGGTGGGTAGGCCCATTCTGTCCAATTTATCAACAGTCAATAAATGCGGCACTCGATCAAATGCTTTGGTGAATTCAATATAGATGGTGTAGACTTGCTCCCGATTCTCGAGGGCATTGACCAAAGAAGAAACGAATGACATGAGATTGGTCGTGGTAGATCTTTTTTTCACAAAGCCATGTTGATGTTCAGAAATGATATGAAGTATCTTCGGGTAAAGCGCGTCGTAGACCAAGCTTTcgaaaacttttgaaaagcAATTCAGGATCGATATACTCCGATAGTTTTCCACATTGTGAATGCTACCAGATTTGTGCAGAGGGGTGATAGCAGCGCTTTTCCAAATACACGGGAACGTACCTTCCGACATTGAAAGATTGTAGAGCATGGAAATGGGACCGCTCAGCGAGGCAGCGCAGTTTATAATAAAAAACTTAATTAACTATTCAATCTGTCGTATCCCGCACCAAACGCCTCAGCCGATTCCTAAAAACTTGAAGCGAACGACCGGTGTATGAAGGTTCGTGTTGTCGTCACAAAAGTCGTTAGCAAACTGAACTGCAAACATCGAACTCATTCCCATAGCAAGGATTTACTCTCGCAACTCGTCGCTGTATCAAACTATAGGGTGACTACATTTTTAGGCAAGATATATCGTTCTCGTTCAAATAGAGCAGCATATTGAATAGTTTACTTTCAAAAACTATattaaatttatattcatttatGAAACAATTCtgtattttgtatttgtattttttgtataaTTCATCAATATCTACCATAATCACTACATCCTTTCCCTCGTCTACTCTTTATTAGAGTATCTGCTATCATGAAACTACGAATGCTTTTTTTCAATAGTCATATAATATTAATAAATCAATTAGCTTGCATCTCACAgagtttttgaaaaatgtaacaAGAAAAATAATATTGCAGATAAATTTACCGACTGCAAACTAATAACAACAGAATACAACTTGAATCATCGGAAATTTGTTATACGTATAGAAACATTGATGAACTTCACTACATTTTTTCACACTGAATTCTCAAAttcgttttttttaatctaaccTCCAAAACCACTTTCGTATCCATCTATCCAATCTGATTAATATATCCAGTTTTTAGAATCACATTGATTCACTTCAGAACCAACAtgcatatacaatttccaaatggaattaccaaattcaatcctagaggaactgatattctttttaatatttcatCCAAGATCAATCTTCAAATCAAATTTCACAGTGTGTCATAATATCGTGTTGCTTTTCTATTTCcgcattcgcaaagtgtactcctgTAAAGAATACACATGCGgtatcctacgtcaaaatggatcgGAGTCCCACCCGCGCCgggataaacaaaaaatgcatcGGAGTCCTGCTCATtccgaaataaacaaaaaatgtctcggagacctgctcgctccggaataaacaaacgAAAAATACATCGAACACCTgatcgctccggaataaacagaaaaaaatgcctcggagacctgctcgctccggaatacacaaacaaaaaatagttcggagacctgctcgctccggtaaCTTTTTTCTATCCtcgggagacctgctcgctccgggattatctttttttttaacactCGAAGTCCTGCTCGCTTCGGTAACTTTTTTTCTATCCTcaggagacctgctcgctccgggacTATCTTTTTTTTAACACTCGAAGACCTGCTCGCTTCGGtattatttttctttgattttggagacctgctcgctccgcaATGCATTACTTTTTTCAAGATAAATCCACAAAATCAAATGTGAGCATACTTACCAAGTAACTAGCACATTAATGGATGTGGCAAGCATCATTTTCATGTGCCAGTTACAAAACAAAAGTTCTACCGACTGCGTCATGTCGTATCCCGCACCAAACGCCTCAGCCGAATCCTAAAAACTTGAAGCGAACGACCGGTGTATGAAGGTTCGTGTTGTCGTCACAAAAGTCGTTAGCAAACTGAACTGCAAACATCGAACTCATTCCCATAGCAACGATTTACTCTCGCAACTCGTCGCTGTATCAAACTATAGGGTGACTACATTTTTAGGCAAGATATATCGTTCTCGTTCAAATAGAGCAGCATATTGAATAGTTTACTTTCAAAAACTATattaaatttatattcatttatGAAACAATTCtgtattttgtatttgtattttttgtataaTTCATCAACATCTACCATAATCACTACActatcctattttttttttcaaacatgaTTTTACTCAATGTTTAGGACGTCAGGatcagagtgtaaatgtaatcagaaaAGATAAATTGGTGTCAAAAAGCGGGCAATTTTTTGTAACCAAAAAAGGCATTTAGTAAACAAGTTTTCGGGTACGTGTGACGTGGTTAcattgtaacattttttttgctgtttagTTCATATAAGTAAACTAAGTCTAGCTGCCAATGTAGTTGTGAACAATTGTATCTAATGTAATATTTAACAAATAAAGCTAGCTGAAGACATCTTAAAACGCGCAAcaatttcaataatattacAAACACACTTTTTTTAAAATGTGACGACCATGCCAGAAGGCCGTCAACTGAAGCTCTAACAGTGCAGTAGGTGCACATCCGCTGTTGCCATTCTCTTTCTGATACAGACAGTGTGGAGAGGCATTCTGAGGCACGTGGTAAAGGATTTATCAAACCTACGCGATGTATCTCTCCACTGCTCTATTGCGGAACTGCATGTAAGATTTCATTGGCGCTTCCGTACTAACGTACAATCGCAGTTGCATCGCGTATGCTCGGGGGATAACTTAGAACGTTGCGTTAGTTTGTGATGCGAGGGTGTCCCGTCTCGCTAAATTATTGGATGCTTCATCAAGATGTGGAAAATGTCTACTTTCACCTCAAGTAGGTGCATAATGTCGGGCCAAGCTTCGTAACGTCttttttaataaagaaaaattacgaaaaaaaggaaaaatcgttTGCCTTATGAAGCttatttgcctttctcgtacaccaaggtgtacacaaaaggctatatattcacttccaagacggtTTTGTGTTAGAAGGTCcgcagacccatagtgttatatacaaatcgacacagctcgacgaattgagatgatgtctttttttttttttttttttttttttttttttaaagagggatgaaggcaaatctgcatacagacacctgaaattatcactcagggagtggggttgacgcggttggcagaaggccagaccgccggacccactaaaccgacccaagcaacagaaggttacttgagttaccctctcttctaatgcacaattccccccgggacttcctttcagtattacttctgtgggggaaagcagtactaaaagtactcctcccaaaacaacacctttcacagtgcctctcttcgatgttttgtcatacgtctgagccctttggctcccttattggtgccagcaagcacacaaaagcgtgggctcttaagccctttacttttccttgtgccattcagcaacgcatctactttcctttttattttagagccatttagctctcaacgtgctcgcaagctactcagatagtcccccggcggcggatctaccctactaccgacgacccgcattcgtggatggctgttacattaccaacactacacattcacctggtatgcatgttcatagatccgctcaagtcctacgcacattctcacttcaacgggtgaccggacgagtgccgaggtcaggccaaagattccgggtggagatagcgggcggttcaatggtgccccgacgacccgaagcaggtgcattcacgcggcacgatctactcaactggtccccggcggtggacctagcctactccgattaaccgatttcccatgaactgcgcctttcagcttcttgcttaaccgatgagccattcagctctcaccttggtcgcggactactcagatagtccccggcggcggatctatcctactctGACGGGATGTTCCCCGACGTCAGAAGCTCCCCGTAACCGACGCCCCGTCTTAACGGGTGACCgggcgagtgccgaggtcgatcCAAAGATTACGGGTGAAGATAACTTCCGATTCAATCCCGACGACTCGAAGACGGTACATTCGCACGCCACGGTCTACTCAGCTGGTCCCCGGCCGTGGAACTCGCCTCCTCAGCTAACCGAGTTTCATTTGCCTTGAGCCAGtcagctctcaccttattcgttgagccattttagctcccgcctcggtcgcgatcgcgaacgactcggatagtccccgacggcggatctaacctactccgacgagaagttccccgaaagcgggagctcctccgaacccggccgtttcgccacgttctgcggctacgcgctcgccgcaagctgaatacagttgcgacgctgtcgttcccatccattatcgacatatatattcacgacttccacgactcatggtccgctatccgtaacggctgcctgctgctgcttCTATGCGCCAACTTCGTTTGCAGGATGCCGGCTATCCTAGACGTCGCTCTTGCAACCGCTCTCCACTGCtctgggttctggcacatttttatgacgatgttatcggtgttggtgtccgttccgcatgcccccaacatcgcactcctctccgtttcgaaccgaggacatgtgaacaggatgtgttcagccgtttctgtcacgtctgggcattgcggacaggtgggagaagccgcgtgaccaaacctgtgtaggtaccacttgaagcatccatggcctgttaagaactgggtcaagccaaagtttagcttcccatgaggtctgctaatccatgccgacacacttgggactaagcgagtggtccaccttcccttaggcgagttgtcccactctctctgccatttggctaccgttgctgcctttatattccttcgagcgttatcggtgcccctgagggcgtagcactcctcgtcttcctctaccaccagtttgataggcttcatgcccgcgagtacacatgccgcttcgcgagatacggtgcgatatgcgctgataactctcaggcacattagcctatgagtactctccagctttcgcacgttgcagtttacgctcaacgctgacacccaagctggtcctccgtatcgtagtattgaaaccgccacgcttgccagcagcttgcgcttgctggagtACACCCTAGAGCTGTTCcccatcatcctcgatagtgccGTTATCGCCGTCGatgcacgcttgcaggcgtagtcgacatgactttcaaagctcaacttatcgtcgagcatcaATTGTTTTCCAATGTTCCAAAtgtttcagagatctcttgCAGGTGATGTCGCAGCCGCCGACTCTAATTGTCGCCTCTTGAACCGATTTCCGGTTGTTAACGACTATCATCTCCATTTTTGATGCGCCAACTGTAGCTTCTTGCTGCTGCAACCATTCCTCCACTAGGCTGATCGaataggctgcagtcaattcgacctcttcgacggattctccgtacacggtcatggttacgtcatcggcgaatcccactaacttgactcctggcgggagcttcaaccgcagcacgccatcgtacatcacgttccacagcaatggacccaaaattgatccctgtgggacacctgccgtgatgggggcggtagccaagccttcgtctgtctcgtagatcaataatcgattctgaaagtagctccccagaatcttatacagccctaccggtactcccagccgaagcaacgagttcgcgatctccatccagcacgcactgttgaatgcattccgcacgtcgagtgttattactgcgcagtaacgtataccgcgccgcttgcattcgatggcgacctttgcagtgtcaaccaccgatttaatggcacccagagtagaccttcctctccgaaagccgaattgctcgctcgaaaatcctcctacctcctcgacgtacggcgacagtctgttcaggatcaacttctccagtagcttccctaccgtgtctataagacagattggtctgtacgctgaggggtctcctggtggcttgccaggtttcggtaacaggaccAAACGCTGTCTCTTCCATATATCCGGGAATGTCCTCTCGTCCAGACACTTCTGCATGGCCAACCTAAGCATGTTCGGGTTAGTCGTTATGGCTGCCTTCAATGCCATATTCAGGATCCCGTCCGGACCAGGTGCTTTACTCGGGTCGAGGGACTTTGCCACCGTCAATATCTCTTCTACCGTCACCCTCTCCACCGCTTCATCATTTGCTACCCTCGCTGCTGGCGGCCAGTGGGTTGGGCCGTGGTGCGGGAATAGTGCCTCGATTATAGTCTTCAGCCTCGTTGGACATCGCTCGGGAGGAGCCAGTGCTcctcttgttttggccatcaccacccgataggcgtctccccatgggttcgagttggcgctctggcacagtctgtcgaagcaggctttcttgctttctttgatggccttgtttagaGCCAGTCTCGCTGCTTTGAATTGCTCGATGCGTTCCTCCCTCACTTCCGCCAAGCGTGTCCTTTGCGTTTTTCTTCTATCCCGGAGACAGGCTGCtcgaagggctgcaatttcatcgctccaccagtatacctgaTGCCAGCAGTTCCGTGGTCGCACCTTCCTCGGCATGGTCGCGTCACAAGCTCGAGACAGGACCGCAACCAGTTCGACGCCGCTTAAACTTCCCGTGTTTTCTTCCAGACCCATAGCTACACTGAAGGTCCCACCGTCGAAGTGGGCGACCTTCCACGACCGGGTTGTGGGAGTAGCTCTCCGGCTTTCTCTTCTTGCCTCGCTGCCTATCCTGTACCGGATAGCTAGATGGTCACTGTGGGTGTAACCGTCGTCGACCATCCACTGCATATCACCGACCAAacttggactgcagaacgttACGTCTATTATCGATTCCACTCCGTTTCGCTGGAAGGTACTTTTGGAGCCTTCGTTGCACAGCACGACATCCAGCTTGGCGAAAGCCTCTAGCAGCGTTGCCCTCTCCGGTTAGTAAAGCGACTTCCCCACTCTATCGCCCACGCATTGTCTCCTGCAATTACTACTGGCTTGCTACCCACTAGGTCTGATGTTAGCCGATCGACCATCTCGGTGAATTGTTCTatcggccaccttggtggggcgtagcagctgcAGTAGTACACTCCATTATTTTCGCTATAACAGTACCCTCCGCTCTTGTGTTCAGCACTTCCTGGATCGGGTATCTTCCCGTCGTACAAATCGCCGCTGATTTGGATCTATCCGCTACCCAGTTCCCATTATCCGCggggatgcggtacgggtccGACAAGATAGCGACGTCCGTTCTCGCTTCTactaccgactgccacagcaactgctgggcggccgcacaatggttgaggttgagctgcgttacttgcacggcttcctcGTATAACCACTCAACGGGCACGCAGGTCCACCCATAGCGTGGTTATGTTCCTGCTTCCTGCTCGCGCATAGCGTACACGATGGTGCTTTCTCGCACGTGTGCGCCTTATGGCCCTCTTCGCCGCATCGCCTACATAGGTTACTCCTATCCGGCCCTTTGCACGCCCACGATTTGTGTCCCGGTTCGAGGCAGCGGAAGCACTTGTCGACTACCGGTGGTTGGTAGAGGCTGACTGGACATACTGACCAGCCAACTTTCAGCTTACCCACTTTGATCACCTTGTTAGCGTCGATGGCCGGTAACTTCACCGTGGCAATCTGCGTCTCCTGCGGTCCTCTTCGCAGACGGATGGACGCATTTGCTACCACCACTCCACCTTGGTCCTTGATGGCCGAGGCGATCTCTTCCGatgtcgtgacctcgtccagctgcTTGCATTGGAGAGTCACTTCGTCGTGTAGAGCGCTCACTTCTAcgctctcgcctaggacttcctgggCTAGCGCTCCATATGCAATATGGTAAAAGAAAGGTGGGGAGATCATTTAGTGTATTACACGGCAGTTTGCATGTAGTAGTGCGTCGTTTCCATTGCGTCTTAGCAACCTCTTAGTTACATGACTACGGCCTACGTCACAGAGGTTGTTATTAATTTTTCTTCAACTTCCCCTCCTAGCGTCAACGCGGCTTATCGTCGTATCTAGGAGTAACCAGTATTTTGTTATTCTAACAAtaacaagaaaaaatatttcgtgGTGAGCATAGTTCATTCtttacttaactatttcaggaAAATGCGGGTATTCCGGATAATTAaggattattttattttggaacattgagcgccctctgATTATGCCGATAGGTACATTGCCGAAAAATAGTGTGCAAACATACAGTGCAGTTTTTAGCCTGTCTTATTCAACCCTCTGTACTACGCAGAGCATAAAAGAAGTGCTTTTTCAGAATAGAAATCCTGATAATTCGAGTTattatactttcgtgtagtaaTGTTATTCTTGCTGAAGCTGttcttattttttctataaaatatatttttgcttCGTCAGTAGCAAGGAATATTGAAAAAAGGAGTTTTCTTATGCTTGGTTCAAGAAGTTGAGACCATGTGACGTCACTCACTTCCCCTCaaattttgtttatgtttttcgcATTACTAATACTATTAGGCCTCCACTTCCTCCACACCTTTCTTTTACCATATTGCTCCATATGAGGTACCGTTCGCCTGTGAGCCCTTCCTTAAgacaaggatcatctcgcccgctcTCGTCCGCCTTATGCTACGAACCTCTTTACCAAGGTCCGCCAGTTTCTCGGCGCTGCGCATCGCCTTGAGCACGTCGGCGTAGCGCTCTTTCTCTGTTTTAATGAGAAGTGCTTCACCCTTCTGTCTGGCTCTCGCCGGGCGCGTGATTGCCGCTTTCACCTTCGGTTTATTTACTACCGTTTGCCAGGGACCGTCCGACCGCAGGTTGTCTTGGTCAGGTTGGCTTCCCTCCTCCGGTGGCCGACTGGCTCGTTTCGTCCTCGCTTTCTTCTTACGCCGTTCTCCCATGTTTGCAACTTCCGTGGGCCCGCTCTTCTGATTTGCGCTCTCCCGACGCCTTTTTGCGTTCTGTTTAAAGCGCTTAATGCCAGGCGAGTCCCTGGCTCGCTTATCTGTTCTCCTCTCTACCGCTCTGTCGCTGAGGGCAAAATCTAACGCCTCCTGTGCCATGGTTGTGGTACTATGGAAGGAGGAAGGAGCAGTCTGTGCACTCTTCTCCGCTTTACCACAGCCTTCCAGCCTGGCCGCAAGCACTTCCTGTTCTTGCTTGGCAGCAAGAACCAAATTGCGAAGCTTAAGCAATTTCAGCTTCAGCTCCCTCGACATATTGCCCCGTTCATTGGTGAAGTCGATAATGTCATCGAGTTGCACCATGACGACGGTCAAGCTCGGCAGGATGCCACTCGACCCTATCTCCACTGCATTGTGCTGCTGCTTATCGACTATTGGCGTATCGTTATCGCTCTCCACGACGACTACTTCGCTACTCGTGTCCTTCATCTCCATTTCTCTCGCACCCGATGCGTTGGGTGGAGATCTCTCAAACCTCTCCTTGCGAAGGGGTTCACTTCCGATGCTTGTTTGTTTAATTTAGCTTTATTCATGTTTGTTGGGCCGCCCTTAAGGCTGCTCTCGAATCCAGCTGGAATAGTCGCCTtcttgatcccatggttatctttgctGATGCGGTGAGGCCATGCGGGGTTTGACACCtcggtgttcagagccggatcggcgtaagcCAGGAAGGAATCAACTGGTCCTACTCCCATCTGGTTCGTTAACCCGGACGGCTGGATAGGGACGGCATGCCACAAGGCCTATCACGGTCTTACGGGACGGAAGGCAGCTGTGGCATTAGCCCACCCGCCATTTCAAGACGGTGTCACCCGGCTTTACTCAAGGAGTGGAATGACTCAACTGTCAGCCCTAGATTTGTTGTATATCTCGATTTCCGCTCGTATCCGTTGACGTTGCCGTTGTCGATGCCACTGGGTTGGGatagtgtgctttgagcggcgcacggtcgctttgataggacctgcttacggatacatgcagctttttgtagaagttcaacagagcccactgtcaaaccccaccacatcctaggcaggtcccctaactcgcagtggggaggggtcgtcaagcccttggacatagtccctgctgccctgtaagattttgatgatgatgtctgttttttttttttacgagggttaaaggccatcaaaaatctgcgcgacagacaccttgagcatccacactatgctcgaaggcgaacagggatgggctcctcccgacctgctaaaaatgtgcctcccggataaaccgggtcccttatcctccttgcctcgatcccccaggaccacgggatgctgcgactacttcggggggctgtgctcatgcacttcttctaagattccggcccctagcttaggctagttcgccgactggcttgctgagatccactgctacgttgtctcgatccctcggcgggtaccgcaaacttcctcactcgaatcctcctgacttccccggcgtcgagggtggtccaccagttccggtgaaggcaACTTCCGCActaatggtgccccgactaccggcggctatcgcaggggacgctttcgcgcattgcgccgtcttcgtcttcaggttgcagaggtggtccgacagttccggtggtggatgacgtccgcactggcggtgccctacatacccgaagcacttccttcttctttcttctttcttcagcaggttggcaattcaagtgccgaggtcggtccaacgattccggttggcagaagacttccggttcgctggcgccccgacgacccgaaaccaaacactgctcactgtgctggatttcgctccaaaccgacgcttatttgctggtcccttctccattgacgctgcagctctgacagtatttgcgtcacgactctgcttactgcattccacgtaccctcatcgcgacacattcgctctgcgatgttgtccgcccgtagggcaggcattcctctacgtacttccgcaaaccttgggcaatcgaataccacgtgttctggagtctcctctatgttgatacacgccgggcaggatggcgatgacgcatggccacaccgatgcagatagtgacggaaacagccatgtccggaaaggaactgtgtgaggtaaaagttcacctctccatgctccctatacacccacgtcgacacattggggatgagccggtgggtccaccttccattatccgcattgtcccactcctgctgccacttcaccatagagtccagtctcaccgtcttcctcacatttctggtatctctccgttggtaacactcgatatcctctgctagggttatgcagattggaatcatcctgcgataacgcaaactgcctccgacgaaatggttcggtacgcactcgcgactcgaacggccattaaggcgaaacacgctgttcaactttctgcggttacgtttcgtcttgagcgcagctccccaggctggagctccgtacctcagtatcgaggatgctactgctgccagaagacgcctactgctgcttttaggaccacccacgttcggcatgatccttgcaaacgcactgaccattttagatgccttttcgcaggaatagtctacatgggtgttgaaattcaaccggtcgtcgatcatcactcctagatgcctcaaagcccgcacggacggtatgtgggtgccctcctatggtaagctggatccgctggatctcg comes from Armigeres subalbatus isolate Guangzhou_Male chromosome 2, GZ_Asu_2, whole genome shotgun sequence and encodes:
- the LOC134210154 gene encoding uncharacterized protein LOC134210154: MISPPFFYHIAYGALAQEVLGESVEVSALHDEVTLQCKQLDEVTTSEEIASAIKDQGGVVVANASIRLRRGPQETQIATVKLPAIDANKVIKVGKLKVGWSVCPVSLYQPPVVDKCFRCLEPGHKSWACKGPDRSNLCRRCGEEGHKAHTCEKAPSCTLCASRKQEHNHAMGGPACPLSGYTRKPCK